From a single Hymenobacter sp. YIM 151500-1 genomic region:
- a CDS encoding glycoside hydrolase family 3 C-terminal domain-containing protein, translating into MLSSFPRTAVLGTVLCCTIVLGAAAQTKPALRQPTATATKKPAAAAPKSAATPNRQAALLANEAKINVLLKQMTLQEKVTMIHANSSFAAGGIKRLGIPELVTSDGPHGVRPEQGRDWKPVKDVQDASTYLPTGNTLAATWNPELGYAFGKVLGSEAKYRGKDVILGPGINIIRTPLNGRNFEYLSEDPYLVSRMAVGYIQGVQDQGISACVKHYAANNQETHRDAINVNMSERALREIYLPGFKAAVQEGGVYTLMGAYNKFRGQWATHNAYLMNNILKGEWGFKGMVISDWGSVHNTDEALRNGTDLEMGTDLSLMYSSTDQTATAASATTPTAPAKTLYDRFFLADPALEAVKKDPRLLPLIDDKVRRILRVMYQINRLDGAKRTPGAFNTREHQLTAQKVAEEGIVLLKNEGNLLPLSRTALKTMAVIGASADRNNSMGGGSSQIKALYEITPLEGLQKALGNQVAVSFAPGHKIARGQGADPALIQQAVAAAKAADVAVVVASWTHGYDYSKWEDNAFDAEAVDKPSMNLPFGQDELIKAVLQANPRTVVVLMGGGPTDMTAWVGQAKGIVQAWYPGMEGGTALARILFGEVNPSGKLPMTFPVKLADSPAHKLGDYPSTSRQDSLTQTYREDIFVGYRYFDTYKVAPQFAFGHGLSYTTFKYDNLTVTPGPQRATVQLTLTNTGKVAGAEVVQVYVKDEKAAVKRPEKELKAFQKVALKPGEAKTITLTLGPEAFQYYNETKKQWVLEPGKFEVLVGSSSRDIRLTGGLTL; encoded by the coding sequence ATGCTTTCTTCCTTTCCCCGCACCGCCGTGCTCGGCACCGTGCTGTGCTGCACTATAGTGCTTGGCGCAGCCGCGCAAACCAAACCAGCCCTGCGCCAGCCTACTGCTACGGCAACTAAAAAGCCTGCTGCCGCAGCTCCCAAGTCGGCCGCTACGCCAAACCGCCAGGCTGCCTTGCTGGCTAACGAGGCCAAAATCAACGTCCTGCTTAAGCAGATGACCTTGCAGGAGAAGGTGACTATGATTCACGCCAACTCGTCGTTTGCTGCTGGTGGTATCAAGCGCCTGGGCATACCCGAACTGGTTACTTCCGACGGTCCGCACGGCGTGCGCCCCGAGCAGGGCCGCGACTGGAAGCCGGTGAAAGACGTGCAGGACGCCAGCACCTACCTGCCCACCGGCAACACGCTGGCCGCCACCTGGAACCCCGAGCTGGGCTACGCCTTCGGCAAAGTGCTGGGCAGCGAAGCCAAGTACCGGGGCAAAGATGTAATTCTCGGCCCCGGCATCAACATCATCCGCACGCCCCTGAATGGGCGCAACTTTGAGTACTTGAGCGAAGACCCCTACCTGGTGTCGCGCATGGCGGTGGGGTACATCCAGGGCGTGCAGGACCAGGGCATTTCGGCCTGCGTGAAGCATTACGCGGCCAACAATCAAGAAACGCACCGTGATGCCATCAACGTGAACATGAGCGAGCGGGCCTTACGCGAAATTTACCTGCCGGGCTTCAAGGCGGCCGTGCAGGAAGGCGGCGTGTACACGCTCATGGGCGCCTACAACAAGTTTCGGGGCCAGTGGGCCACCCACAATGCCTACTTGATGAATAACATTCTTAAAGGCGAATGGGGCTTCAAGGGCATGGTCATCAGCGACTGGGGCTCGGTGCACAACACCGACGAGGCCTTGCGCAACGGCACCGACCTGGAAATGGGCACCGACCTGTCGTTGATGTACAGCAGCACCGACCAAACCGCTACGGCGGCTTCGGCTACCACGCCGACCGCCCCCGCCAAAACGCTCTACGACCGGTTTTTTCTCGCCGACCCCGCGCTGGAAGCCGTCAAGAAAGACCCCAGGCTGTTGCCGCTGATCGACGACAAAGTGCGCCGCATTTTGCGGGTGATGTACCAAATCAACCGCCTCGATGGGGCCAAGCGCACGCCCGGCGCCTTCAACACCCGCGAGCATCAGCTTACGGCCCAGAAAGTAGCGGAGGAGGGTATTGTGCTGCTCAAAAACGAAGGCAACCTGCTGCCGCTTTCCAGGACGGCGCTCAAAACCATGGCCGTCATCGGGGCCAGCGCCGACCGGAACAATTCCATGGGCGGTGGCAGCTCCCAGATTAAAGCCCTCTACGAAATCACGCCCCTGGAAGGGCTGCAAAAAGCCCTGGGTAATCAGGTGGCGGTGAGCTTCGCGCCGGGCCATAAAATTGCCCGCGGCCAGGGCGCCGACCCAGCTCTGATTCAGCAGGCTGTGGCCGCTGCCAAAGCCGCCGACGTGGCCGTGGTAGTAGCCAGCTGGACCCACGGCTACGACTACAGCAAGTGGGAAGACAACGCCTTCGACGCTGAGGCCGTCGACAAGCCCAGCATGAACCTGCCCTTCGGCCAGGACGAGCTCATCAAGGCCGTGCTGCAAGCCAACCCCCGCACCGTGGTAGTGCTCATGGGCGGCGGCCCCACTGATATGACGGCCTGGGTGGGGCAGGCCAAAGGCATTGTGCAGGCCTGGTACCCCGGCATGGAAGGCGGCACGGCGTTGGCCCGCATTCTGTTTGGCGAGGTAAACCCCTCAGGCAAGCTGCCCATGACCTTTCCCGTGAAGCTGGCCGACTCGCCGGCCCACAAGCTCGGCGACTACCCCAGCACTAGCCGCCAGGACAGCCTCACGCAAACCTATCGGGAAGACATTTTCGTGGGCTACCGCTACTTCGACACCTACAAAGTGGCCCCGCAGTTCGCCTTCGGCCACGGCCTGAGCTACACCACCTTCAAGTACGACAACCTGACCGTGACGCCCGGCCCGCAGCGTGCCACCGTGCAGCTCACCCTAACCAACACCGGCAAGGTGGCCGGCGCCGAAGTGGTGCAGGTGTATGTGAAAGACGAGAAAGCCGCCGTCAAGCGCCCCGAAAAGGAGCTGAAGGCTTTTCAGAAAGTAGCCCTGAAGCCCGGCGAAGCCAAAACCATTACGCTAACGCTGGGCCCGGAAGCTTTTCAGTACTACAATGAAACCAAAAAACAGTGGGTGCTGGAGCCCGGCAAGTTTGAGGTGCTCGTCGGCAGCTCCTCCCGCGACATTCGCCTTACCGGCGGCCTGACGCTGTAA